In Thermodesulfobacteriota bacterium, the genomic stretch GTCTTAAGCCCGCTATCATCGCAGGCAGTTTTGTGTATCTCTTTCGGCAGCGCACTTTTAACAACAGAAAAGGGGGAGTGCAGTTATGAAAGTCGTAAAAAGCTTCTATTTCAGGCAGGTCGCTCTTGTCCTTGCCTTCACAATGCTCGTCCTCGGAAGCATCCCCACAAAGAGCATGGCTCTTGTGATCGGCTCTGACGCCGTGGTCGCTGCCGTGGCCGCAGAAGAGGCCCGCGAAGCTGACATTGCCAGGGTTCAGAGGGTGCTTGAGAGCAAGCTCGTGGCGGACAAGCTCCAGCAGGCGGGCCTTTCGGAGGCCGAGATAAACGAGAGGCTGAGTAAGCTTTCGGACTCCGAGCTGCACTCGTTCGCCTCCCAGCTCGAAAGCCTCTATCCCGGCGGCGACGCCCTGAGCGCGATAATAGCGCTCCTTATAATCGTCATACTCGTGCTGGTGGTCCTTAAGCTCGCGGACAGGAAGATAGTCATAAGATAGCGCAACATGGCGGGGCCCGGGCTCAGGCCCGGGCCCTTTTTTTCTGGCCCCGGCTGGCCGGGGCCTCTTCAAGGAAAGCTTGCCGGTCCTCGATGGCAGCCTCTAAAGATTGGCCTTTCCCCGGACTCTTTGTCAGGCCTGGAACAAAAATGCTCACATGTTAATCATATATGCTCCGCTTTTTATTCCAGGCCTCCGGAAAAAGCAGGAAAAATCTCTAAATTTTTAGAGGTTGCCGCATGTCGCTCAGCAAGGCCCTTTTTCTTTCCGTTCTCCTGCTCTTCATCTCCGGGTGCGCCCCGGCAAGGGATGCCGTGCTCGAATCCCTCAGGGCCGACCCGGCTGCAGGCGCCTATATAGAAGGCGTGCCCTTTTTTCCGCAAGACGAATACCTGTGCGGCCCGGCAGCGCTTGCCGGAGTGATGGCCTTTTACGGCGCCGAAGAGTCGATGGACGGGGTGGCCGGGGCCGTATATAATGAGAAGCTCAGGGGCACTCTCCCGATGGACCTCCTCGTCTACGCAAGGGACAGGGGGTTTGAGACGAGCTATTACAAGGGGGGATTCAAAGACCTTTCGGAAAGGGTCGGGAAAGGCGAGCCCCTGATATTATTCCTCAACCTGGGCTATGACATCTACCCGGTCGGGCATTACATCGTGGCCGTGGGGATACGCGAAAAGGACGGCGTGGTCCTGGCCCACTCCGGGACTGAAAGGGAAAAGGTCTACGGCATGAAGGAGCTTCAAAAGGCATGGTCCAGGACAGGGTATTCGACGCTACTTGTCCGCCCAGAGGGGAGGGAAAATTGAAAAGGGTACACGCTCTCGCGCTTTTCGCGTTCCTTTCGCTTGCGTCGTGCGGGGTGTTTGAGGTCAAGGACTCGACCCCGCTTTCATTCGACGAGCACATGAGGCTCGGCTCCATCTACGAATCCCAGGGCAAATATGAGTTGGCGCTCCGCGAATACGAGAGCGCGCAGGCCATCGATACCAAGGAGGCCAAGGCCTACTTTGCCCTGGGGAATGTTTACCTGAGGACGGGCGAGTACGGCAAGGCGGAA encodes the following:
- a CDS encoding PA2779 family protein encodes the protein MKVVKSFYFRQVALVLAFTMLVLGSIPTKSMALVIGSDAVVAAVAAEEAREADIARVQRVLESKLVADKLQQAGLSEAEINERLSKLSDSELHSFASQLESLYPGGDALSAIIALLIIVILVLVVLKLADRKIVIR
- a CDS encoding cysteine peptidase family C39 domain-containing protein, producing MSLSKALFLSVLLLFISGCAPARDAVLESLRADPAAGAYIEGVPFFPQDEYLCGPAALAGVMAFYGAEESMDGVAGAVYNEKLRGTLPMDLLVYARDRGFETSYYKGGFKDLSERVGKGEPLILFLNLGYDIYPVGHYIVAVGIREKDGVVLAHSGTEREKVYGMKELQKAWSRTGYSTLLVRPEGREN